GGCCCTTCGGTCGGTAGTGATCAGCGAGCAGCTGACGCGGGAGCTGCGGGAGGCGTTCCCGCTCTCGGTACGAACCAACGGCTCCTGCATTGAGTGGCTGCCGCTGGAAGCAGGCACCAATTACCTGCAGCGCACCCGGGGGCCGAATTTTGATGAAATCGAGATCGCCGCGTTTGCCCAGCCGCCCTCGACGGGCAATACCCGGGCAGTGATCTACGGTTATGGGACCGGTACCGATGACTTGTATACCGCATCGGACCCGGGCCCGGTCTCTTCTACAGTTTCTGCGATCGATAACACCGGATCACCGGCCACAATTACCCTGTCGTCCAGCCACCGGTTCAATACCAATTCCCCGGCGCGGCGTCTTTTTGTGGTGGGCGAGCCGGTAAGCGTCTGCCAGAGCGGACATTTCTTGTATCGGTATAGCGGTTACTCGCCTACTGCCTCCCAGCCAGAGCCACCGTCCGTAGCGTCGACCGGAAAGCGGGAAGTCCTGGCGGCAAGCCTTACCGGCACGGTGGATTTCCGCGTCCTGCCGGCAACCCTTCAGCGTGCAGCGGTCGTTCAGTTTACCTTTGAGCTGGAAAGCCCGGACGGAGAAGAAACCACCACCGTCAGCCAGGAGGTACAGATCCGCAATGTGCCCTGACAGATTCCGGAAACACCAACGCGGGGCAGGCCTGCCCATCGCCATCTTCGTGATCACGGCGCTGGCGCTGATTGTGGCTGGTATGGCCCAGCAGCAGCAAAGCACGGGGCTGGCGGTCAGTCAGCAGATTCTGTCCCAGCGGGCGTTTTACGCTGCCGAAAGCGGAGCTCAGGCAGGTGTGACGGAGGCGCTTTATGGCAGTGGCTGTGCTTCTGTGCCGGGTTCATTGAGTTTTTCGCAGGCGGGGTTGAGCGGTTGTAGTGCCACTCTTAGCTGTTCTGCAGTACAGGCTGATATCAGTGGCAGTCCGGCCCCCGAGACGATTTATACTCTGGTCAGTACTGGTCAGTGCGGTTCAGGCAGTGAACAGGCCAGGCGAACGATTGAGGTGCGTGTGAGATGAGGCAATCAGGTTTTGTAATTCCGTTGCTGATGGCACTGGCGTTCTTCCTGGCGGCAGGAGATGTGTATGCCGCTCAGTGTACGGAGGTATTTGATGCGCCTGATGGCCTTAATGATAACCTGCCCGGCGATCGTCGCCTGAGTTACGATACCAATAATTGGGAAGGTGGTGAGAGCTGGCCAGCATCCGGAACCCAGCTAACTAGCGGCGACTATTACTACGATAATGTCACTTTGTCTAAAGACTACCAACTGAGGATCGCTCCAGGAGCAGTTGTCAGGATCTTTGTAGATGGAAACCTCGGGTTCGGCAAGAACGCTGAAATCAACGGCGCTGGAAATCCTGATCAGTTACTACTGGTCGTTGATGGATCGGTAGGGTTTGACAAGGACGGGTTTTTTAATGGCATCCTGTATGCGAAAGGCAAAATAAGCTTTGACAAAAATAGCCTCGCGGAAGGAATTCTCGCCAGTCAGAATGGGATTGGGCTCGATAAGGATGCGAGTCTGGAATATGTGCCGGATGCGTTAGCGCAGGATCTGTTGAATGGGCTCTGTGACTTTGGGGTTGAATCTCCACTCCCCGTTTTCGACGACTTCGAAACCTACACCCCCGGCACAATCACCGGACTCGATGGCGGTACCGGCTGGGGTGGCAGTTGGCAGGGAAACAGTGGGCAGAGCATCGTTGATACCAGCGCTAATCCTCTTCTGTTCCAGGCGAGCAACGGTTTGAGTATTCGCTCGCAAACGACCCTTGAAGTCGACGGAAACAATGACCGGGTCGCCTCGCGCGCGTTGTCGGGCGCTTTCTCCGGTGATCAGGTCTATCTCAGTATGCTGGTGCGGTTCCAGGGCGCGCCTGGCAACAATGATTTTCTGGGCTTTTGGGTTCAACGGCCAGGCTTCGGTGATTCGCCGCAGTTCGGGGTAAAAGTCAATGAAGGCGGCAGTGGCAACGCTGATTTCTTTGTTCGGCTTGATACCAGCGCGGCCTATTCAACGGACTTCCAGGCAGGACAGACCTACTTGCTGGTGGCCCGCTTTGACAAGAATAGCGGCAATTTCTACGACCGGGGGCGTCTGTGGGTGAATCCCCAGTGTACCGATTCGCCACCGCCCACGCCGTCCGCGACTATTTTCCGCAACCCCAGTAACAAGGTCACGGAGATCACGGAACTGGGCTTCCGTTCTGAGAACCTCGGTGGCGGGGAAAGTATACAGGTGGGCCAGGTGGCCGCCGGCGAGAGCTGGTCGGACGTGGTTCAGTGTACCTGTTACCAGAATGGCCTTGAAGCCACTTTCTATAATAACTACCAGAGCAATCAGCCATTCCCGGATTCTCCAGTGCTGACCCGTCTTGATCCCGGTGTGGATTTCGATTGGGCCAATGGCTCCCCGGATCCGGTGGTCGATGATAATGACTTTGCGGTGCAGTGGCAGGGAGCTATAGAGGTTCCTGAAACCGGTATGTATGAGTTCCGGACGCGCACCGATGACGGTGTCCGGTTATGGGTTGAGGATCTGACCTTCGGCGCCGCAGTTATTGATGACTGGAACGACCAGTCAGCCGCCGATAACACAAGCGACGCCGTTCGGCTGGAAGCGGGCAGGCGCTATGCGATTCGCATGCAGTTCTATGAAAATGGCGGTCAGGCCGTGGCGGAGTTGCAGTGGAATAGACCGGGTGGAGGTGGCTTTGAAATTATCCCGGAGGCGAACCTGTTTGCTTGTCTGCCGGTATCGGCGCCGACTCTGCAGTCTGCCTCGGCAGTGTGCGGAGCTTCCGATCTCCTGCGGGTGAAATTTGACCAGTCATCACGAACTCGCATGCTTGATGGCGCATCGGTTGAAGATACCTCGTTTTACTCAATAGAAGCGCTCGGCTCAGGCGCTAGTATCGGTGTGGAATCGGCCTCGCTGGAGTCATCCGGCTACAGCGTTCTGCTGAATCTCTCAACGCCCCTGTCGAGCGAGGAGACCTACGAGATCACCGTATCGGACATTCAGGATGTAGGCGGCGTCGCTATGTCGCCAAATCCCGCAACGGTTGAGTTTGAGGCCAGTAGTACGGGATTGAGCACGTTTTACTGGAACAATCGCGACCTTAATGGGCCAACAGTGGCCCAGGAGGTTTCCGCCACAATTGATGAAGATTATGGCGGTGGCAGTCCAATCCCCGGCACCGTGAACAATGATCGGTTTTCGATCCGCTGGACCGGCTACATTGTGCCCGCAGTAACAGGCGATTATCGTTTCAGGACACGGACTGACGATGGCGTGCGGCTCTGGGTGCAGGATCTGAGTAACCCGATCATCAATGAGTGGGTTGATCAGTCACCCACCAACCATGAATCGGGAGTGCTTACTCTTCAGCAGGGCCAGGCCTATGCTTTGAAGATGGAGATGTATGAAAACGGCGGGGGCGCAGT
This sequence is a window from Marinobacter subterrani. Protein-coding genes within it:
- a CDS encoding type II secretion system protein, with the protein product MSRQSGYTLIELIMVIVLLSIVATVSVRFVGLSTQGALDTSTRQLRALRSVVISEQLTRELREAFPLSVRTNGSCIEWLPLEAGTNYLQRTRGPNFDEIEIAAFAQPPSTGNTRAVIYGYGTGTDDLYTASDPGPVSSTVSAIDNTGSPATITLSSSHRFNTNSPARRLFVVGEPVSVCQSGHFLYRYSGYSPTASQPEPPSVASTGKREVLAASLTGTVDFRVLPATLQRAAVVQFTFELESPDGEETTTVSQEVQIRNVP
- a CDS encoding DUF6701 domain-containing protein → MRQSGFVIPLLMALAFFLAAGDVYAAQCTEVFDAPDGLNDNLPGDRRLSYDTNNWEGGESWPASGTQLTSGDYYYDNVTLSKDYQLRIAPGAVVRIFVDGNLGFGKNAEINGAGNPDQLLLVVDGSVGFDKDGFFNGILYAKGKISFDKNSLAEGILASQNGIGLDKDASLEYVPDALAQDLLNGLCDFGVESPLPVFDDFETYTPGTITGLDGGTGWGGSWQGNSGQSIVDTSANPLLFQASNGLSIRSQTTLEVDGNNDRVASRALSGAFSGDQVYLSMLVRFQGAPGNNDFLGFWVQRPGFGDSPQFGVKVNEGGSGNADFFVRLDTSAAYSTDFQAGQTYLLVARFDKNSGNFYDRGRLWVNPQCTDSPPPTPSATIFRNPSNKVTEITELGFRSENLGGGESIQVGQVAAGESWSDVVQCTCYQNGLEATFYNNYQSNQPFPDSPVLTRLDPGVDFDWANGSPDPVVDDNDFAVQWQGAIEVPETGMYEFRTRTDDGVRLWVEDLTFGAAVIDDWNDQSAADNTSDAVRLEAGRRYAIRMQFYENGGQAVAELQWNRPGGGGFEIIPEANLFACLPVSAPTLQSASAVCGASDLLRVKFDQSSRTRMLDGASVEDTSFYSIEALGSGASIGVESASLESSGYSVLLNLSTPLSSEETYEITVSDIQDVGGVAMSPNPATVEFEASSTGLSTFYWNNRDLNGPTVAQEVSATIDEDYGGGSPIPGTVNNDRFSIRWTGYIVPAVTGDYRFRTRTDDGVRLWVQDLSNPIINEWVDQSPTNHESGVLTLQQGQAYALKMEMYENGGGAVAQLFWDTPASSGFEVVPASALFNCPEAANALDHFRIISGGNSVTCSPAPVTIQASDANGQPVTDYTGTVNLSTSTGLGDWLAGTGAGGTLARGSGNSGRAAYSFSAADSGVVTLNLRHTLADTVNVNVADGSTGELDSFDPDIVFAETGFIFHQAGDLGSQIQSLVAGKDSSIAPGGQNLQLTAVRTNDDTGACEAFLTGPQDVEVGYVCESPGTCALTDALRVNGQTVASNNNGGISNTGTVSLDFGDSSTSSASLVLNYADAGRLSLFARKPLLDAEGNPTGGEIAGSSNAFVSVPAGFCITATDTNSGCTGDPANCSVLTSAGSDFPVSYQAVAWQQAGESGAEFCIGNPVTPAFERLNINIAHELVAPAGGETGTFAPQQSSFSSGGGGTSDQLQRISEVGVFKIRIPEGQSYLGNALPGGKSASIGRFIPARFGVTLASAGEIGPACVGTPGFTYTGQDSGWQVEPEVLIAALNEQDEVTTNYTRGDFQKLQAADVLRALPDTDSSQQQADNTGPLDVTVSAQPANLLALTTSPGRMAYEFSSADTLTYPKTKVSQVAPFNPSLTFAINQVVDSDNVSGATSLPISFQPLADLDIRYGRWFMENVYGPETIPELEMPFQAQYWAGARFELNEVDNCSVWDTTNVTGTTDHHSLVAASGTLSSGTGGPLVLEPDGSQGTDTLIWEVPVWLQHFWNDAATLQNPTATATFGVYRGHDRVIYWQER